In a single window of the Merismopedia glauca CCAP 1448/3 genome:
- a CDS encoding type II toxin-antitoxin system RelE/ParE family toxin, with amino-acid sequence MEVSFSSRFKRAFKKRIEGNRDIENRFWQKLEQFTVDPFDLRLKTHKLSGKLQEFWSFSLGYDERILFFFTDDGKAVFVDIGSHDEVY; translated from the coding sequence GTGGAAGTCAGTTTTAGTTCTCGCTTCAAACGCGCTTTCAAAAAACGGATCGAAGGTAACAGAGACATAGAAAATAGATTTTGGCAGAAGCTAGAACAATTCACCGTAGATCCTTTCGATCTCAGATTGAAAACTCACAAACTATCGGGAAAACTTCAGGAATTTTGGAGTTTTAGCTTGGGTTACGACGAAAGAATCTTATTCTTTTTCACTGATGATGGCAAAGCTGTATTTGTAGATATTGGCAGTCACGACGAAGTGTATTAA
- a CDS encoding mucoidy inhibitor MuiA family protein, which translates to MSQELVQQKIESQIDSVVVYTDRARVTRSQTVTLTGNESELVIYKLPTTIITDSIRASGTGNVAVKLLGVRTQKVFSTEPVAEKIAQLQQEIQNLGIQKRLVEDALRGLNLQRQFVENLSEKSVDRFAQSLARQQVTVAETKNLLTFVGQEYGSLSEAIVQRQRQLQQIDKELAVKNQQLQQLQHPRSEQSLDIIISIQPAGSGDLQLQVSYMVENASWTPLYDIRVNEPTKNITLSYLAEVKQGTGEGWNNVNLTLSTAKPGLGTLPPKLNPWYVDIERPLPVYPMMRAASAPTGAVADTLLPSPPSPMMMEAKRSASESEIESFEVESVAAQVSQAGGVVTFELDGNNNIPSDRNPHKVTIFHDEYPCNLQHIAIPKLVSFAYLQALVTNPTDGVTLLPGTANIFRGDTFVGTTNLENIAPGQEFKLDLGIDESIKIERDIVERLVDKKLIGQQRRLTYAYRILVTNLASHPAELKLTEQLPVSRNEQIKVRLNRTNPQIQLGEMGVLEWLLKLPPQGKQEVNYQFIVEYPPQLSVSGLDD; encoded by the coding sequence GTGAGTCAAGAATTAGTCCAGCAAAAGATCGAATCTCAAATAGATAGCGTGGTTGTCTATACCGATAGAGCCAGAGTTACTCGCAGTCAAACCGTTACTTTAACTGGAAATGAGTCAGAATTAGTTATTTATAAGCTACCTACCACCATTATTACAGATTCTATCCGAGCTAGTGGGACTGGAAATGTGGCTGTGAAATTGCTGGGAGTTCGCACCCAAAAAGTATTTAGCACCGAACCCGTCGCCGAAAAAATTGCTCAACTTCAGCAAGAAATTCAGAATTTAGGCATCCAAAAACGTTTAGTTGAAGATGCTTTGAGAGGATTAAACTTACAGCGTCAATTTGTCGAAAATCTGAGCGAGAAATCTGTAGATAGGTTTGCTCAAAGCTTAGCCAGACAACAAGTTACTGTAGCAGAAACCAAGAATCTATTAACTTTTGTCGGACAAGAGTATGGCAGCTTATCAGAAGCTATAGTTCAACGTCAGCGACAATTACAGCAGATAGATAAGGAATTAGCTGTCAAAAATCAGCAATTACAACAACTCCAACATCCCCGATCCGAGCAAAGTCTCGATATCATCATTAGTATTCAGCCAGCAGGTAGTGGAGATTTACAACTGCAAGTTTCTTACATGGTAGAAAATGCTAGTTGGACTCCTTTATACGATATCCGCGTCAACGAACCCACGAAAAACATTACTCTTTCCTACCTAGCCGAAGTCAAGCAAGGAACTGGAGAAGGCTGGAATAACGTAAATCTGACCCTTTCTACCGCTAAACCAGGCTTGGGAACCCTGCCACCCAAACTCAATCCCTGGTACGTTGATATAGAGCGTCCTTTGCCAGTATATCCAATGATGAGAGCCGCATCTGCACCTACCGGAGCAGTAGCTGATACATTATTACCATCACCGCCATCACCAATGATGATGGAAGCTAAACGTTCTGCATCAGAGAGTGAAATTGAGTCATTTGAAGTAGAATCAGTCGCAGCACAAGTATCTCAAGCTGGAGGGGTGGTAACTTTTGAGTTAGATGGCAATAATAATATACCCAGCGATCGCAATCCTCACAAAGTCACTATTTTCCACGATGAATATCCTTGTAATTTGCAGCATATTGCGATTCCTAAGCTAGTTAGCTTTGCCTATTTACAAGCTTTAGTCACAAATCCAACTGATGGTGTGACGTTGCTACCAGGAACGGCTAATATCTTTCGCGGTGATACCTTTGTCGGAACCACTAATTTAGAAAATATTGCTCCAGGACAAGAATTTAAGCTAGATTTAGGGATTGATGAAAGTATCAAGATTGAGCGCGATATAGTTGAAAGATTGGTAGATAAAAAGCTAATTGGTCAGCAACGCCGCCTTACCTACGCTTATCGGATATTAGTCACCAATCTAGCATCTCACCCTGCGGAACTGAAACTGACAGAACAATTACCAGTCAGTCGCAACGAACAAATTAAGGTGCGACTCAACCGCACGAATCCTCAAATTCAACTAGGAGAAATGGGAGTTTTAGAGTGGTTATTGAAGTTACCACCTCAAGGTAAACAAGAGGTTAACTATCAATTTATCGTCGAATATCCACCGCAATTGAGCGTAAGTGGATTGGATGATTAG
- a CDS encoding helix-turn-helix domain-containing protein, with amino-acid sequence MELHPIRTETDYQAALKEIEALFDALPNTPECDQLDLLTTLVEAYEKVNFPIEAPDPIEAILYYMDTRGLSRQDLEPCLGSRARVSEVLSRKRSLTLDMIRKLNQYLGIPAEILIQPYKSLQTPA; translated from the coding sequence ATGGAACTTCATCCAATTAGAACTGAAACTGATTATCAAGCAGCATTGAAAGAGATTGAAGCACTGTTCGATGCTTTACCAAATACACCTGAATGCGATCAATTGGACTTACTCACTACATTGGTAGAAGCCTATGAGAAAGTAAATTTTCCAATTGAAGCACCAGATCCAATTGAAGCAATTCTCTACTATATGGATACTCGCGGTTTATCTCGTCAAGACTTAGAGCCTTGTCTTGGTAGTCGAGCAAGAGTATCAGAAGTACTGTCCCGAAAGCGTTCGTTAACATTGGATATGATTCGTAAATTAAACCAATATCTCGGCATTCCTGCCGAAATATTAATCCAACCTTACAAATCTCTGCAAACTCCCGCTTAA
- a CDS encoding L,D-transpeptidase family protein, with product MLLSIIFLAIIVTRSAKRKKLGLAFTILTIAVTVFYVLLTRLGLLMPLSELPSVLCLNSCTSEKPVHSSLDDEELLNDRRSLLEILGENIARDRISILVEKSKYRLTVFYDLQPVKSYPIVLGTNPIGDKLAEGDRKTPEGIYRIRSLYPHPNWSKFIWLDYPTSQSWREHFQAKLTGKLNWLSTIGGEIGIHGVPSQKDSLINERSNWTWGCISLKNRDVDDIYQFVGDGTVVEILP from the coding sequence ATGCTTTTATCTATCATTTTTTTGGCTATTATTGTCACTAGATCCGCAAAAAGAAAGAAACTTGGGTTAGCTTTTACAATTCTAACGATCGCTGTAACGGTATTTTACGTCCTCCTGACTCGTCTGGGATTGTTAATGCCTTTATCAGAATTGCCATCGGTACTTTGTTTAAATTCCTGTACCTCAGAAAAACCCGTTCATAGTTCATTAGATGACGAAGAACTTTTAAACGATCGGCGATCGCTACTTGAAATTCTAGGTGAAAATATAGCACGCGATCGCATATCGATTTTGGTAGAAAAGTCTAAATACAGATTGACTGTTTTCTACGATCTTCAACCTGTTAAATCTTATCCCATAGTTTTAGGTACTAACCCAATCGGAGATAAACTAGCAGAAGGCGATCGCAAAACCCCCGAAGGAATCTACCGCATTCGCAGTCTTTATCCCCATCCAAATTGGTCGAAATTCATCTGGTTAGATTATCCTACTTCCCAATCTTGGCGAGAACACTTTCAAGCCAAACTGACAGGTAAGTTAAATTGGTTGAGTACTATTGGGGGAGAGATAGGCATTCACGGCGTACCGAGTCAGAAAGATAGTTTAATCAACGAACGTTCTAACTGGACCTGGGGATGCATTTCCCTGAAAAACCGCGATGTAGACGACATTTACCAGTTTGTAGGTGATGGAACTGTGGTAGAAATCCTTCCTTAA